From the Glandiceps talaboti chromosome 10, keGlaTala1.1, whole genome shotgun sequence genome, one window contains:
- the LOC144440830 gene encoding uncharacterized protein LOC144440830, with protein MDILVVILTLAVLVQPSTTQTIDDQCLSICSNSWPDTRGAPGQPGAPGIAGPVGRQGQPGVIGPIGSQGIKGEPGDKGQNGELGTKGEPGQSGVKGQTGRPGKTGPIGPKGEVGDNGVKGNLGQKGDKGETTQQVKVAFTVDRDTSLAGTSSEQTITYTDIILQENANIDINTGVFTCQVPGIYYFSFSFHSYPNKSLIVKLKHNNSVQFTIYQSSLSGYRMQSQSGMLHLNQGDEIKLVLYQSTNQGFSNTSWPVNIFTGYLVYPD; from the exons ATGGACATTTTGGTAGTCATTTTAACATTAGCAGTGTTAGTACAACCGTCTACAACTCAGACCATTGATGACCAGTGTTTAAGTATTTGTTCCAATTCATGGCCAGATACTAGAGGTGCTCCTGGTCAACCTGGTGCCCCAGGTATTGCTGGACCAGTTGGAAGACAAG GCCAACCTGGTGTTATTGGTCCTATAGGAAGTCAGGGTATAAAAGGTGAACCTGGTGACAAAGGACAAAATGGTGAACTAGGAACCAAAGGAGAACCAG GTCAAtctggggtcaaaggtcagactGGTCGACCTGGAAAAACTGGACCCATAGGTCCTAAAGGAGAAGTAGGTGATAATGGTGTGAAAGGAAACCTGGGTCAAAAAGGAGACAAAGGTGAAACTACTCAACAAGTCAAGGTGGCATTTACTGTGGATCGTGATACTAGTCTAGCTGGTACTTCCTCTGAACAAActatcacatacacagatatCATTCTACAAGAAAATGCTAATATTGATATCAACACTGGTGTGTTTACTTGTCAAGTACCTGGTATCTATTACTTCTCATTCTCTTTTCATTCATATCCTAATAAATCTCTGATTGTGAAGCTAAAACACAACAACTCTGTTCAATTCACAATCTATCAATCATCATTATCAGGCTACAGAATGCAATCTCAGAGTGGTATGTTACATCTAAATCAAGGTGATGAAATCAAGTTAGTATTATACCAAAGTACAAATCAGGGATTCAGTAATACCAGTTGGCCTGTCAACATATTCACTGGTTATCTTGTCTATCCTGATTAA